A part of Solicola gregarius genomic DNA contains:
- a CDS encoding cysteine dioxygenase family protein has translation MTRPHTVAVESSVPEVAAFAAKVRTLVGRGLDERTLTAAIQTELTDTLASGFALPAAVTRPDPGRYVMYPLHVAGDGSFSIASAVWNVGQGTPVHGHETWGVVGIFSGVEVETRFVKPAAPEVPLVGAGTDEWSAGQVTVCCTTDDDVHQVRCGGDEPVVGIHVYGADIGTLPRRSYDPETGAVHWFTSTWAH, from the coding sequence ATGACCCGGCCGCACACCGTCGCCGTTGAGAGCAGCGTCCCAGAAGTTGCCGCGTTCGCGGCGAAGGTACGTACGCTCGTCGGCCGCGGGCTCGATGAACGTACGCTCACCGCGGCGATCCAGACCGAGCTGACGGACACCCTCGCCTCGGGGTTCGCATTGCCGGCCGCCGTGACGCGACCGGATCCCGGCCGCTACGTCATGTACCCGCTGCACGTCGCCGGCGACGGGTCGTTCTCGATCGCCAGCGCGGTCTGGAACGTCGGGCAGGGGACGCCGGTACACGGCCACGAGACCTGGGGGGTCGTCGGGATCTTCAGCGGCGTCGAGGTCGAGACGCGCTTCGTGAAGCCGGCTGCCCCTGAGGTGCCGCTGGTCGGAGCCGGCACCGACGAGTGGTCCGCCGGTCAGGTCACCGTCTGCTGCACGACCGACGACGACGTGCATCAGGTTCGGTGCGGCGGCGACGAGCCGGTCGTCGGCATCCATGTGTACGGCGCCGACATCGGCACGCTGCCGCGCCGTTCGTACGACCCCGAGACCGGCGCCGTCCACTGGTTCACCTCGACGTGGGCGCACTGA